The Flavobacteriaceae bacterium 3519-10 genome includes a window with the following:
- a CDS encoding aminopeptidase yields MKKLIISIGLLGILFTGNVFAQTETSGRTEYRQTHTKSTELKHTKLKVNFDYQKEQMNGEEWLTASPHFYPSDSLVLDAKAMLIHEVALDRNGSKTSLKYTYKDDMLRISLDKTYNRNQDYTVYIKYTARPNEVTEKGSAAITAAKGLYFVNAQGKDADKPTQIWTQGETEASSAWFPTIDKPNQKTTQEIYMTVPDKYVTLSNGLMKSSVKEANGLRTDHWVMDKKHAPYLFFMGVGDYAVVKDKWRNIPVDYYVEKEYEPYAKQIFGNTPEMLEFFSKKLNYDYPWSKYAQITARDYVSGAMENTTAVLHQESAQQKPGDLIDENRWEDVISHELFHHWFGDLVTTESWSNLTVNESFANYSEYLWNEHKYGKDFANYTLMEAAAGYFRDPSNVTKDLVRFNYHNKEDMFDGVSYNKGGSILHMLRNYLGDEAFWAGMNDYLKTNEYGTGEAHQFRLSLEKVSGKDLNWFFNQWFFGSGHPKISYTTTFEPVKKQVKVTVSQDQLGGNFQFPLAIDVYENGKATRQNVWVNAKEKTDFSFPVSKNPDFINVNADGVLLAEFTENKTPEQYFTQYSTSKEFLSRYKAVENAAENNSKNAVSVKTLVAALKDSNFRIRMKALSSLDLSKADQAKAALAEVEKMASNDPKTLVQGAAISALAKTKDKKYLPLFEKGMNAVSNSVKANSLAGISAVDPSRVLAFADKIDLEGASDDLMAELLPVIVKNKIEKQMPAIASTAAFYPFLKFQNPELGTVAEEGYNWIMSSDNLKATENITKILTQVKSQIGNNPQAKMMIVQILKDGLAKKMAVLKANPSSPTINKQVDLINDAIKSYQ; encoded by the coding sequence ATGAAGAAACTGATCATTTCAATTGGTTTACTGGGAATTCTATTTACCGGAAACGTTTTTGCACAGACAGAAACCTCCGGCAGAACCGAATACAGACAAACCCACACCAAGTCTACAGAACTCAAACACACTAAACTCAAGGTAAACTTCGATTATCAGAAAGAGCAGATGAACGGCGAAGAATGGTTAACCGCGAGCCCACATTTCTACCCTTCAGATTCATTGGTTTTAGACGCAAAAGCAATGTTGATCCATGAAGTGGCGCTCGACAGAAACGGCAGCAAAACATCGCTGAAGTACACGTACAAAGATGACATGCTGAGGATCAGTTTAGATAAAACCTATAATCGCAACCAGGATTATACGGTTTATATAAAATACACCGCACGGCCAAACGAGGTAACAGAAAAAGGAAGCGCGGCCATCACGGCTGCCAAAGGCCTGTATTTTGTGAACGCTCAGGGCAAAGATGCCGATAAACCCACGCAAATCTGGACTCAGGGTGAAACCGAAGCCAGTTCCGCCTGGTTCCCGACCATCGATAAACCAAACCAGAAAACCACGCAGGAAATATACATGACGGTTCCCGATAAATATGTTACGCTGTCAAACGGCCTCATGAAATCGTCTGTAAAAGAAGCCAACGGTCTACGCACCGACCATTGGGTGATGGACAAAAAACACGCGCCTTACCTCTTCTTTATGGGGGTTGGCGATTATGCCGTGGTGAAAGACAAGTGGAGAAATATCCCTGTAGATTATTATGTGGAAAAGGAATATGAACCCTATGCTAAACAGATTTTCGGCAACACGCCTGAAATGCTGGAGTTCTTCTCTAAAAAACTCAATTACGATTATCCATGGTCTAAATATGCTCAGATTACCGCCCGAGATTACGTGTCAGGTGCGATGGAAAACACCACAGCCGTACTTCATCAGGAATCTGCGCAGCAAAAACCCGGCGACCTCATCGATGAAAACCGCTGGGAAGATGTGATTTCACATGAACTTTTCCACCATTGGTTCGGCGACCTGGTAACCACCGAAAGTTGGAGCAACCTGACGGTAAACGAATCGTTCGCAAACTACTCCGAATACCTTTGGAACGAACATAAATACGGCAAAGATTTCGCCAATTATACTTTAATGGAAGCCGCAGCTGGCTATTTCCGTGATCCGTCTAATGTTACGAAAGACCTCGTGCGTTTCAATTATCACAACAAAGAAGATATGTTCGATGGCGTTTCCTACAACAAAGGCGGTTCAATCCTTCATATGTTGCGGAATTATCTTGGCGATGAAGCTTTCTGGGCCGGAATGAACGATTACCTTAAAACAAACGAATACGGAACCGGCGAAGCCCATCAGTTCAGGCTTTCACTGGAGAAAGTTTCGGGTAAAGATCTCAACTGGTTCTTTAACCAGTGGTTTTTTGGCAGCGGACATCCAAAGATTTCGTACACCACCACTTTCGAGCCCGTGAAAAAACAGGTAAAAGTAACCGTGAGCCAGGATCAGCTGGGCGGCAATTTCCAGTTTCCGCTTGCGATTGATGTGTATGAAAACGGAAAAGCCACGCGGCAGAATGTTTGGGTAAATGCCAAAGAGAAAACCGACTTCAGTTTTCCGGTTTCAAAAAACCCCGATTTCATCAATGTTAATGCTGATGGCGTGTTGCTGGCAGAATTCACTGAAAATAAGACGCCTGAGCAATATTTCACGCAGTATTCAACTTCCAAAGAGTTTTTAAGCCGCTACAAAGCAGTCGAAAACGCGGCCGAAAACAATTCAAAAAATGCGGTTTCAGTTAAAACCCTTGTGGCAGCACTGAAAGACTCCAATTTCAGAATCCGCATGAAAGCATTGAGCAGTCTTGATTTATCAAAAGCAGATCAGGCGAAAGCAGCCCTGGCCGAGGTAGAAAAAATGGCATCCAACGATCCGAAAACATTAGTTCAGGGTGCAGCAATTTCTGCATTGGCAAAAACAAAGGACAAAAAATATCTGCCGCTGTTCGAAAAAGGGATGAATGCGGTTTCGAATTCGGTGAAAGCCAATTCCTTAGCCGGTATTTCAGCAGTTGATCCGTCGCGCGTGCTGGCATTTGCAGATAAAATTGATCTTGAAGGCGCAAGTGACGACCTGATGGCAGAATTGCTGCCGGTGATCGTGAAGAACAAGATTGAAAAACAGATGCCCGCAATTGCTTCCACCGCTGCGTTTTATCCGTTCCTGAAGTTTCAGAATCCCGAATTGGGAACTGTTGCCGAAGAAGGCTACAACTGGATCATGAGTTCCGATAATTTAAAAGCGACTGAAAATATTACCAAAATTCTTACGCAGGTTAAAAGCCAGATCGGCAATAACCCGCAGGCAAAAATGATGATTGTTCAGATCCTTAAAGACGGCCTCGCAAAAAAGATGGCTGTGCTGAAGGCCAATCCTTCAAGCCCGACTATCAATAAGCAGGTTGATTTAATTAACGACGCCATAAAGAGTTATCAATAG
- a CDS encoding two-component response regulator has product MAILVAEDDELILKTIEHKLVKEGYEVILTRNGKDAIDKILETEVDLIITDIMMPFASGIEILSAIKIAGKNIPVIMLSSMGQEDVILNAFDLGAADFIVKPFSPNELMLRVKRITSR; this is encoded by the coding sequence ATGGCTATTCTAGTAGCTGAAGACGACGAACTGATTTTAAAAACTATTGAACATAAACTAGTAAAAGAAGGATATGAAGTGATCCTTACCCGCAACGGAAAAGATGCCATAGATAAAATACTGGAAACTGAGGTAGACCTCATTATCACCGATATTATGATGCCTTTCGCATCAGGGATAGAAATTCTTTCTGCAATAAAAATTGCTGGCAAAAATATCCCGGTAATTATGCTGAGCAGCATGGGGCAGGAGGACGTAATTCTAAATGCCTTCGATCTGGGTGCCGCAGATTTCATCGTAAAACCCTTCAGTCCCAATGAACTGATGCTTCGGGTGAAGAGAATTACGTCCAGATAA
- a CDS encoding beta-lactamase-like protein yields the protein MRIIPQLRHRIWSQQLKINTMEQSKDNKIIPMTSVDSGKLREVTPDVAYYTNQIVNLVMIGKPGESWVLVDAGMPKSASEIIEVAEQRFGKNTPPTAIVLTHGHFDHVGSIVGLIDKWNVAVYSHALEVPFLTGRQAYPEPDVTVQGGMLAKISSIYPHEPINIQEVLRELPPQGAVPFLEDWQWVHVPGHSPGQVALFREADGLLISADAFVTVEQDSLYKVLVQKEEVCGPPVYLTTDWGAARQSVEKLAALNPQTVIPGHGTAMSGVGLKKGIENLLTNWDEVAVPDYGKWVRENS from the coding sequence GTGCGTATAATTCCCCAGTTACGGCATCGAATTTGGTCGCAGCAATTGAAAATCAACACTATGGAACAGAGCAAAGACAACAAAATAATCCCGATGACCTCCGTCGACAGCGGTAAACTTCGGGAAGTAACGCCGGATGTGGCGTATTATACAAACCAGATTGTAAACCTTGTTATGATCGGTAAGCCCGGTGAAAGCTGGGTTCTGGTGGATGCTGGGATGCCAAAATCCGCTTCGGAAATAATAGAAGTTGCGGAACAGCGTTTTGGTAAAAATACTCCGCCAACGGCGATTGTACTCACGCACGGTCATTTTGATCACGTCGGAAGTATCGTAGGTTTAATCGATAAATGGAATGTGGCGGTTTATTCGCACGCCCTCGAAGTGCCGTTCCTCACTGGTCGCCAGGCTTATCCCGAGCCTGATGTTACCGTTCAGGGCGGAATGCTCGCAAAAATCTCCTCAATTTATCCACACGAACCGATCAATATTCAGGAAGTGTTGCGTGAACTTCCGCCGCAGGGCGCAGTTCCGTTTCTTGAAGACTGGCAGTGGGTTCATGTTCCGGGGCACTCGCCGGGCCAGGTTGCGCTGTTCCGCGAGGCAGACGGCTTACTCATTTCGGCTGATGCATTTGTGACGGTTGAGCAGGATTCGCTGTATAAAGTTTTGGTGCAGAAAGAAGAAGTCTGCGGACCGCCGGTGTACCTGACCACGGACTGGGGTGCAGCGCGACAGTCAGTTGAAAAGCTGGCAGCACTTAATCCGCAAACGGTTATTCCCGGCCACGGCACAGCGATGAGTGGAGTGGGGCTTAAAAAAGGAATCGAAAACCTGCTTACCAACTGGGACGAAGTGGCGGTTCCGGATTATGGGAAATGGGTGAGGGAGAATAGCTGA
- a CDS encoding glycosyl transferase, family 2 → MTEFSHIVYEIVIWFFLLYACGVVLVYSWMGIYALGAVLRYKRENTFTDYSIIASNPNAPVFSLIAPAYNEGMTIVENVRSLLSLYYHNLEIIIVNDGSKDDSIQKLIEAYELESVNFFIQGNIPTAEVRGIYKSKNPAFRKLTVVDKANGGKADALNVGVNISGGDYLVCIDVDCILEQDAILKLAKPFLEQTDKKLIACGGVIRLANNCRIENGKVVEVNLPRTLLGRTQVLEYIRAFVLGRMAWSRASGLILISGAFGVFDRKIVLACGGYDKNTVGEDMELVVRMRQYMEERNEPYEVINIPDPLCWTEAPESKEILVKQRNRWMRGTMETLWKHRKMMFNPRYGKLGTVSLPYWFTFEFLGPLIEFAGYFIFVIFLLLGIINWSFFWILFALVISAGFLYSIYAILVDLVSRQVYTKRKDFMSLITTALLEPFYFHPIVVRAGVKGFVDYFKKSHSWGEMTRQGFSQETKNLPLAKRLLAMVTFALRSWGVAALVLILFFMIAVGAEWAWYGYSEDSLNTERIVGNLFLDNTLFLFKMLFGLGIIYLIVYLVNGRWARNLALVLFSGMVIFQFVLFIYFSESGSLLGADVQYYDREEMKQTLQASGMLNLKNIALGIILTAVAVVPFLFAGRSTLKSPAAGLIILGLGLVALFIPRQAFVLRDANEFEQNAAKSKWEYFFSSNISNIISQNPEITRLLGKPETFASHSEMLDKDYPFWKKEDTRDFLGPMFNKSERVPNLVLVVMEGFGNAYTTPRGYIGNFAPFLDSLAGKGLYWENALSSTGARSAHFQRLRDLYLLEITASWKWIKRLPISIFIMC, encoded by the coding sequence ATGACAGAGTTTTCCCATATCGTATATGAGATCGTAATATGGTTTTTCCTGCTGTATGCCTGCGGTGTTGTGCTGGTCTACAGCTGGATGGGGATTTATGCCTTGGGCGCGGTTCTTCGCTACAAACGAGAGAATACCTTCACCGATTATAGCATTATTGCTTCCAATCCTAATGCGCCTGTTTTCAGCCTTATTGCCCCGGCTTATAACGAGGGCATGACGATTGTGGAAAATGTGCGTTCGCTGCTTTCACTGTATTACCACAATTTGGAAATCATTATTGTAAATGACGGCAGTAAAGACGATTCCATTCAAAAGCTCATCGAAGCCTATGAACTGGAATCTGTAAATTTCTTCATTCAGGGTAATATTCCCACAGCTGAGGTACGCGGTATCTATAAAAGTAAAAACCCGGCTTTTCGAAAACTCACGGTCGTTGATAAAGCGAATGGCGGAAAAGCCGATGCGCTGAACGTAGGCGTTAATATTTCGGGTGGCGATTATCTCGTTTGCATCGATGTAGATTGTATCCTGGAGCAGGACGCCATTTTAAAACTGGCGAAACCCTTCCTCGAGCAGACTGACAAAAAACTGATAGCATGCGGAGGGGTCATCCGCCTGGCTAACAACTGCCGCATTGAAAATGGAAAGGTAGTGGAAGTGAATCTGCCCCGTACGCTGCTGGGCAGAACGCAGGTCCTGGAATATATCAGGGCTTTTGTGCTGGGTCGCATGGCCTGGTCGCGCGCCTCAGGACTGATTCTGATCTCCGGTGCGTTCGGCGTTTTCGACCGGAAAATTGTGCTGGCTTGCGGCGGTTACGATAAAAACACGGTGGGTGAGGACATGGAACTTGTTGTGCGAATGCGACAATACATGGAGGAACGGAATGAACCGTATGAGGTAATTAATATTCCGGATCCGCTGTGCTGGACGGAAGCCCCGGAATCTAAAGAAATCCTTGTGAAACAGCGAAACCGCTGGATGCGCGGTACGATGGAAACGCTGTGGAAGCACCGTAAGATGATGTTCAACCCCAGGTACGGAAAACTCGGCACGGTAAGTTTGCCGTATTGGTTCACTTTCGAATTTTTGGGCCCGCTGATTGAGTTTGCCGGATATTTCATCTTTGTGATTTTCTTACTGTTGGGCATTATAAACTGGTCGTTTTTCTGGATTCTTTTTGCCCTTGTAATTTCTGCAGGTTTTCTTTACTCGATTTATGCGATTCTTGTCGATTTGGTAAGCCGGCAGGTCTACACAAAACGTAAGGATTTTATGTCGCTGATCACCACTGCTTTGCTGGAGCCGTTTTATTTCCATCCAATCGTGGTAAGAGCCGGCGTTAAAGGTTTTGTTGATTATTTCAAAAAATCGCATTCCTGGGGCGAGATGACGAGGCAGGGCTTCAGCCAGGAGACAAAGAACCTGCCGCTGGCGAAAAGGTTGCTGGCGATGGTTACATTTGCGCTTCGGTCCTGGGGAGTTGCGGCTTTGGTGCTCATCCTTTTCTTCATGATTGCCGTGGGTGCCGAATGGGCGTGGTATGGTTACAGTGAGGACAGTTTAAATACAGAACGGATCGTCGGGAATCTGTTTTTAGATAATACGCTCTTTCTATTTAAGATGCTGTTCGGCCTGGGTATCATCTACCTCATCGTTTATCTTGTGAACGGCAGATGGGCGCGCAATCTGGCTTTAGTGCTGTTCAGCGGAATGGTTATTTTCCAGTTTGTACTTTTCATTTATTTTTCTGAATCCGGGAGTTTGCTGGGCGCTGATGTGCAGTATTATGACCGCGAAGAAATGAAGCAAACCCTTCAGGCAAGCGGAATGCTGAATTTGAAAAATATCGCTTTAGGAATCATCCTCACCGCAGTTGCCGTTGTTCCGTTCTTGTTTGCGGGAAGGTCGACGTTAAAATCGCCTGCCGCCGGACTGATCATTCTGGGCTTGGGCCTCGTAGCGCTTTTCATCCCCAGACAGGCTTTTGTACTTCGTGATGCAAATGAATTTGAGCAGAATGCCGCCAAAAGCAAATGGGAATATTTCTTCAGCTCAAACATCAGCAATATCATCAGCCAAAATCCCGAAATTACCAGACTGCTTGGGAAGCCCGAAACTTTTGCATCACATTCCGAAATGCTGGATAAAGATTATCCTTTCTGGAAAAAAGAAGACACGCGGGATTTTCTGGGGCCGATGTTCAACAAATCAGAGCGCGTTCCTAACCTTGTGCTTGTAGTGATGGAAGGCTTCGGAAACGCGTACACAACACCGCGCGGATATATCGGTAACTTTGCCCCTTTTTTGGATTCACTTGCAGGCAAAGGTCTCTATTGGGAAAATGCGCTGAGCTCCACGGGCGCACGTTCGGCGCACTTCCAACGCTTACGGGATCTTTACCTTTTGGAAATAACGGCTTCCTGGAAATGGATAAAACGCCTGCCCATTTCAATCTTTATAATGTGTTGA
- a CDS encoding Serine-type D-Ala-D-Ala carboxypeptidase, with protein MLPIKKKPMIMYNKLFAVAFSGLVSLCYAQQGNREKLSGYLDSLAVHHKAMGSYAMATGGKPDFVKVTGFADVETKQRANMNTQYRIGSVSKIFTAVLVMQAVEEKKLSLQTKLSEFYPAIPNASKITVEQMLQHRSGIRNLTDEAEYWDYNLKPQTEKQITDTITKYASVFAPGEKHEYSNSNYILLGYILEKVNKKSYADLIQTKIAKPLKLTLTSVGSKISGSENQANSYIYNAGTFDKNTETDMSVPIGAGNLISTPTELLKFIIALENGKLVSKTSVDQMKNFQDGYGFGLAKVPFINKYGYGHSGRIDEFRSVLFYFPEDKVGISFVTNQSDYDVNQISINMLRTAMNMDFDMPDFKEKTVDVSILKKYEGTYKAPGFPLDIKIFTENGKLMAQATGQGAFALEVVSDTEFQFMPAGIKIKFNPQNNTFNFKQGANELIFTKQ; from the coding sequence TTGCTACCCATTAAAAAAAAACCGATGATCATGTATAACAAATTATTTGCAGTTGCGTTTTCGGGGCTTGTAAGCCTTTGTTACGCTCAGCAGGGAAACCGTGAGAAACTCTCCGGCTACCTCGACTCTCTGGCGGTACATCATAAAGCGATGGGCAGCTACGCCATGGCAACCGGAGGAAAGCCGGATTTTGTGAAAGTTACCGGCTTCGCAGATGTTGAAACCAAGCAGAGAGCCAACATGAACACGCAATACCGGATAGGTTCGGTATCAAAAATCTTCACGGCTGTTCTGGTGATGCAGGCTGTAGAAGAGAAAAAGCTTTCGCTTCAGACGAAACTTTCTGAATTTTATCCGGCTATTCCCAACGCGTCAAAAATTACTGTTGAGCAAATGTTGCAGCACCGAAGCGGCATCCGTAACCTCACCGATGAAGCGGAGTACTGGGATTATAATCTGAAGCCACAGACTGAAAAGCAGATCACTGATACCATCACGAAATATGCAAGCGTTTTCGCACCGGGGGAAAAGCATGAATACAGCAATTCAAACTATATTCTGCTGGGCTACATCCTTGAGAAAGTAAATAAAAAATCATACGCAGACCTGATTCAGACAAAAATCGCGAAACCGCTGAAACTGACCTTAACCAGCGTCGGTAGTAAAATAAGCGGGTCTGAAAACCAGGCGAATTCTTACATTTATAACGCGGGCACATTCGACAAAAACACCGAAACCGATATGAGTGTTCCGATTGGCGCCGGAAACCTGATCTCCACTCCAACCGAACTGTTGAAGTTTATCATTGCCCTTGAAAACGGAAAATTGGTTTCGAAAACAAGCGTGGATCAGATGAAAAACTTTCAGGATGGTTACGGCTTCGGCCTCGCGAAAGTGCCGTTCATCAACAAATACGGGTATGGCCACAGCGGCAGGATTGATGAGTTCCGTTCGGTGCTTTTTTATTTTCCTGAAGATAAAGTGGGAATCAGTTTCGTAACGAACCAGTCTGATTATGACGTGAACCAGATTTCAATCAATATGCTCAGAACCGCGATGAATATGGATTTTGACATGCCTGATTTTAAAGAAAAAACGGTGGATGTTTCAATTCTTAAAAAGTATGAAGGAACTTATAAAGCACCCGGATTTCCGCTGGATATAAAAATCTTTACCGAAAACGGGAAGCTGATGGCTCAGGCGACTGGGCAGGGCGCTTTTGCACTCGAAGTGGTTTCTGACACCGAATTCCAGTTTATGCCGGCCGGAATTAAAATTAAATTTAATCCGCAAAATAACACTTTCAATTTCAAACAGGGCGCTAACGAGCTTATATTTACGAAGCAGTAG
- a CDS encoding Thymidylate synthase translates to MVRCKRSKIFIRFVVLKISEKIFYPSNSKIKSKNSPVSMQNYLDLLQNIIDNGTNKTDRTGTGTRSIFGYQLRYDLSKGFPLVTTKKVHLKSIIYELLWFLKGDTNIKYLADNGVSIWNEWADENGDLGPVYGVQWRSWNGADGKVVDQISDVIDQIKKNPDSRRLIVSAWNVSEIPNMALAPCHALFQFYVADGKLSLQLYQRSADVFLGVPFNIASYALLLMMVAQVCELEVGDYVHTFGDVHIYNNHFEQVNKQLSRTPKPLPVMKLNPEIKDIFSFNFEDFTLENYDPYPGIKAPVAV, encoded by the coding sequence ATGGTGCGTTGCAAACGCTCAAAAATATTTATTAGATTTGTAGTCCTTAAAATATCGGAGAAAATCTTTTATCCGTCGAATTCAAAAATAAAATCCAAAAACAGTCCGGTTTCCATGCAAAATTACCTCGACCTTCTTCAAAATATCATTGACAACGGAACCAATAAAACCGACCGGACCGGAACCGGCACCCGCAGCATTTTCGGCTACCAGTTAAGATATGATTTATCCAAAGGTTTCCCGTTGGTTACGACCAAAAAAGTTCATCTCAAATCGATTATATATGAACTTTTATGGTTTCTGAAAGGCGATACCAATATTAAATACCTCGCCGATAACGGCGTAAGCATCTGGAACGAGTGGGCCGACGAAAATGGCGACCTTGGCCCTGTATATGGTGTCCAGTGGAGAAGCTGGAACGGTGCGGACGGAAAAGTTGTAGATCAGATTTCAGACGTGATCGATCAGATTAAAAAAAATCCTGACTCCAGAAGGCTTATTGTTTCTGCCTGGAATGTTTCGGAAATCCCGAATATGGCGCTGGCGCCGTGCCACGCGCTGTTTCAGTTTTATGTTGCCGACGGAAAACTGTCGCTGCAGCTTTATCAGCGGAGCGCCGACGTTTTTCTTGGCGTCCCGTTCAATATTGCGAGCTACGCGTTATTGCTGATGATGGTGGCGCAGGTTTGTGAACTTGAAGTGGGCGATTATGTGCACACATTCGGCGATGTTCATATTTACAACAACCATTTCGAGCAGGTGAACAAACAACTCTCAAGAACACCGAAACCTTTGCCTGTGATGAAACTCAATCCTGAGATCAAGGATATTTTCAGTTTTAATTTTGAAGATTTCACGCTCGAGAATTACGATCCTTATCCGGGAATTAAAGCTCCGGTTGCGGTTTAA
- a CDS encoding phosphoglycerol transferase, whose amino-acid sequence MDKTPAHFNLYNVLKKNGFSTGFFYGGDAKFDKMDRFLTYSGVDRIVDQGSFGALYRKLPAINGDSWGYDDQSVFAKMLEVQKPDQKPYFNMLFTLSTHSPFLINRKDYYENLFKKTMSSGRLSKEQKEWSAKHKKQLTAVLNADDALRGFFTRYKQRPDFANTIFIITGDHSMPEILLQSKADRFHVPLLIYSPLLKESRRFSTTVSHFDVAPTLLAYYRNNYGLHTPKTVAWTTDGLKGAGDKLERGIPIMKSKDQLHNFIFGNYHLEENQLFQLKNLEEDPINDEEERSRVKAHFSNFKAMNAHFSSVKKLLPDSVTINFFKSAKKPAPTRP is encoded by the coding sequence ATGGATAAAACGCCTGCCCATTTCAATCTTTATAATGTGTTGAAGAAGAACGGTTTCAGCACCGGGTTTTTCTATGGTGGTGACGCCAAATTCGACAAAATGGACCGTTTTCTGACGTACAGCGGTGTGGATAGGATTGTTGATCAGGGCTCTTTCGGTGCGCTTTACAGGAAGCTGCCTGCAATAAATGGTGACAGCTGGGGATACGACGACCAATCGGTTTTCGCTAAAATGCTGGAGGTGCAGAAACCGGATCAGAAACCGTATTTTAATATGCTTTTCACGCTGTCCACACACAGTCCGTTCTTAATTAACAGAAAGGATTATTACGAAAATCTGTTTAAAAAGACAATGTCGTCGGGCAGGCTGAGCAAAGAACAGAAAGAGTGGTCTGCAAAACACAAAAAACAGTTAACAGCAGTGCTGAACGCTGATGATGCGCTGAGAGGTTTTTTCACTAGATATAAACAGCGCCCGGACTTCGCAAATACCATTTTTATTATAACCGGAGACCACAGTATGCCCGAGATCCTGCTACAGTCGAAGGCCGACCGCTTTCATGTTCCACTGTTGATTTACTCACCGTTGCTGAAAGAATCCAGACGTTTTAGCACCACGGTAAGCCATTTTGATGTAGCACCTACTTTGCTTGCATATTACAGGAACAATTACGGGCTTCATACGCCAAAAACGGTGGCGTGGACCACTGACGGCCTTAAAGGCGCGGGTGATAAGCTTGAACGTGGAATCCCGATTATGAAGAGCAAGGACCAGCTGCATAATTTCATTTTCGGAAATTATCATCTCGAAGAAAACCAATTATTTCAGCTTAAAAATCTCGAAGAAGATCCGATAAACGACGAAGAAGAGCGCTCGCGGGTGAAGGCTCATTTCAGCAACTTCAAGGCAATGAATGCCCATTTCAGCTCAGTAAAAAAACTGCTGCCGGACAGTGTAACGATTAATTTCTTTAAAAGCGCTAAAAAGCCTGCCCCTACCAGGCCGTAA